The nucleotide sequence TTTACTTCCCCGAATACAATACTACCGTCGGCGGGAATTTTATCACCCGGCTGTAAAAGTACACAATCCCCTACTACAATATCATTGATATTGATTTCAGTAATTCCGCCGTCACGAAAGACTTTATTTTTGATCTGGGAAGCTTCTTCCTGTAGTTTTTGAAAAGCAGATTCATTCTTATGCTCGGATAGGGTAGCCACCGCTGTGGCCAGAACAACTGCAATGGCAATGCCTACCCCTTCGTACCATTCCGCGAAACCCAAAACCGCCAGGGTCACGTTAATTACCAGAGCTACCACCAGAATTAAAATGATGGGGTCCTTAAAATTACCCTTCAGCTTGTCCCAAAACCCTTCGGACTCCTGCGGGGTTAATTGGTTCGACCCGTATCTTTCCCTGGACTCTGTTACTGCTTGTACATTCAAACCTTCAATTTTATAGTCCACCCAAATGCCTCCCCATATTATAATGTCTAAGCTTAGTTTGTTGGGGCCACTTCATCTTATTTTCCCCCGGGTATAAATTGTTTTATCCACTCCCCAAAACCTTTGGGGTTTCTTGTCTGGATTAAAACGATACCTGGGCCTCTGAACCGACAGACCAAACCTTCACCGGAGGTAAAGGACGATATCCAGCCGCTGGAAGCCTTTTCAATCTTGTAGTCCATGTAATCGGGCCAGGCAACCAAATGACTGTTGTCCACAACCATTTCTTCACCCTCAGCAAGATTTAGGGAGTGTATGGCCCCGTAGGAACTTAAAAATACGGTGCCCTTACCCTCTATCTTGAGAATGAAGAAGCCTTCACCGGAGAGCAAACCTTGGGCCAGATTTTGCATTTTTGAGGATACCGATAGAGTTTCACTGCCGGCTAAGAAACCATCCTTTTGTACTATTAGGTCATAAGAACCATCCAGGTCAATATCGACAATGTCACCCGGAGTTGACGGGGCTAGAAGCACATCACCGGGGCCACGGCGGGCATTCAATGTCTGAAAGAAAAACTTCTCGCCGGACAGCATTCTGGTAAAGCCCCCCAAAAGGCCACCTTCTAATTTGCCGTCCAGCTCGATGGTAGAAGACATCGCTACCATAGCATTGGCTTCAGCTTTAAGCTTCTCATTTTGGGCCAGCTGCGCCTGCACTACGGGAAAAGCACCCTGGTAAAGAATATCATATTTCATTTTTATCAAAACCCTCTTTACACTCTTTTAATAATTTAAAAACAGGAGTGCGTACTAATTACAACACTCCTGTCAGCTGAAAATTAGATTTGGCTATCCGATTACTGAACTTGAAGGCCGTAATTGGTTGCCAAAGCAGCAAGGCCACCTTCGAACCCACTGCCAACAGCGCTAAATTTCCATTCACCTTTATTTCGGTAAAGTTCGCCTACCACTAATGCTGTTTCAATCGAAAAGTCTTCCTCCAGGTCATAACGGATCAATTCTTCACTGTTAGCCTCGTTTGCTATCCGGATAAATGAATTAGATACCTGTCCAAAATTCTGACTGCGGGCCTCTGCCTCATGGATAGTAACGGTAAAGGCAATTTTCTGGATTTCATCCGGTACTTTTGCCAATTCAATTAAAACCTGCTCATCGTCACCTTCGCCTTCACCGGTTAGGTTATCCCCGGTATGCTTTACAGCACCGCCTGCTCCCTCGGCATTGTTATAAAAAACAAAGTCCTTTTCACTTTTCACCTTGCCGCCCTCATCAAGCAAAAAAACCGCTGCATCCAAATCAAAATCCTGTCCACCATCATATTTATTAACGTCCCACCCGAGTCCCACAATTACTTTTTGTAAACCGGGGTTGGTCTTGGTCAAGTCTACTTTTTGTCCCTTTGCCAGACTAACTGCCATAAAATAAATTACCTCCGTTTTAGAATTTAGCTATAGCGCCTTACCAGATCACTCAGGGATACATCGTTGGTGCTTTGTCCGGTAGCGCTAAATTTCCATTCACCATTATGACGGTAAACTTCACCTACCACCAGAGCGGTCTTGCCGGCATAGTCTTCAGTCAAATTAAATTTGGCCAGCTCTTTCTGTGTTGCATTATCCACAATGCGAATAAATGCATTCTTAATCATACCGAAATCCTGCTTTTTTTCCTGGCACTTGTAAATGTTAACCACGAATACAAGCTTATGGACATTAGCTGGGACCTTTTTGAGTTCGACAAAGACCTGTTCGTCGTCCCCTTCTCCCGCACCGGTAAGGTTGTCCCCTTTGTGAACAACACTACCACAGGGGCTATTCAGATTACCGAAATAAACTACATTCTTTTTATTGGCTATCTTTCCTTTCTCATCCAGCATGAGTACAGAAGCGTCACAGTCAATAGTATTACCTTTACCGCCGCCAAGTAAACCGCTGAGAAAACCACCGCCGGAACCACCGGTCTTAGCCTCGTCCCATCCCAGTCCCACCATTAATCCGGATAGGCTGGCATTATTCTTGGTCAAGTCTATTTTTTGTCCTTTTTGCAGATTTACGGACAGAACTACCCCTCCCTTATCGATTAATTAATACTAGATATTGATTCCAAAGTTATTGCACAATGCTTTAAGTCCACCGTTGAAGCCGGAACCCACGGCGGCAAACTTCCACTCGCCGCTGTGCCTGTAAATCTCTCCCACCACAATGGCTGTTTCAGTTGAATAATCTTCGCTTAAATCATATCGCAGGACCTCTTGCTGGGTATTGTTATCCACGATGCGCACAAAAGCATTGGAGACCAGGCCAAAATTCTGCTTACGGGCCTCAGCATCGTGAATAGTTACAGTAAATGCTACTTTTTGCACGCCGGCCGGCACTTGAGATAAGTCCACGAGAAGCTGTTCATCGTCACCCTCACCCTCACCGGTCAAGTTATCTCCGGTATGTTCCACACTACCGCACTGACTCTTTAAGTTATTGTAAAAAATAAAGTCATGATCAGCTGTGACCTTACCGTTCTCGCCCAACATAAAAGCAGCTGCATCCAGGTCGAAATCCGCGCCGTCAAAAACATTAACATCCCATCCGAGACCGACCATTACCTTGGTGAGTCCCGGGTTACCTTTGGTTAAATCTACCTTCTGCCCCTTCTGTAGACTAATGCCCACAATAAAACCCCCTTTTATACGACAAGTGTCGTAAAATAGCTTATTATAACGATTATAAAGATACTTGTCCACCATTGCAATAGTGAATCATGATGCAGTTCATGCAGAAGTTATGGCTACAAAGACCAGGTGCTTTATACCTACCTTACTAAGCTCTTTGGCCATATGGTTTTTACATTGCTGCCCCATCTCCCTCTCACTAAATACAAACACCTCCCTATATTGGCCCGGGACTACATTGTAAATATAATTAGTGATCGCCGGGTCCTCGGGACTGGCGCACCAGATAACGTTTTTAACCGGATATCCTCGTTGACTCAGCGAATGAATGGGACTACGAGTGGTCGATTGATACATTATTCCTTCCCCCATGCCGGAAGCGATAAGGGACGGTAGATAAATAAATTCACCCAGACCCATACATAAACTCTGATCATAAATACGCTTTTTGCTCAACATTTGAGCATATTTTAAAGTTTCTTCTTTCACCTGCCGGTTTTCTTCACTGGTGATCCCAAATCGTCCGGTCATTTCGGAATAAGAAACTAAGCTTTGCATGCCCTGACTGCTTTCCAGTGTGAAAAGCTTTTTGTTTTCCGAAGTAAGATTTACGTTATCTACTTTGACAAATTCTCCCTCATTTTTTGGGGTCACCACTCCAGGGACTTTTACAGGAACATTATTGCAGCATATTTGCCCCCTTAGCAGCGCTAAGGTTTTTATATTTAGTTCTTCATATTTACTTATGGCAAAGCTGTCTCTCCAATCAAGAATCGACGTTATAATATATTCTTTGCCCGGGTATTTATCTTTTAATACTTTTATGAAATTCAGACATGTTTTTCCGGTAGTTATTTCATCGTCCACCAGCACTATTCTATCAAATTTATCAAAAAAACTGTCATTCGGCACATAACACCTATGGGATGTGGCATGGGAATGCTCTTCTTCAAAAGCAAAGCAAGATTGAAGCTCAACTATACTATCCCTGGTGGTATGGACAAAGCCCGCATTTCCCGCAAAAGCCTCGTACATAGCATGCCCCAGCCCCGTGGCTGTTTCAGCAAACCCTATAAAGAGGGTGGGCTTGGATAGTAACGGGGCGGCTCCTTCTATTTCCTCCAAAGCACCGGGAATAAATTTCTGGTCAGCTAAAGCACTAACCAGCAAGGAAGAATTAAAGGCCTTTTTCCCTTCTATTTCGCAGAGAAACATATCGGCCAGCAGGGCACCGCTGATTCTAGGGATTTGCGGATACACAGGGATATGCTTACCCAGCAGTTTACTGACAAATAAAAAGCTGCGTTTAGGGTTTTTCCTGGCGGCAATACCAAACAGGTTGTCCAGAGGTATGTTATACCTGTTTTCCGTAACATCGATCGCAATATTTAAATCGCCTAGAATATTTACATGCACTTTATGCTCAGAACAAACTCGTGAAACTGGCATTTTCATTTAACACCCCGTATACCCTTGCCTTAGTCAATATTTTTCGGGCCCAATTCGTATGTGGTTTAATCTCGTTCATTTTATTTCCCCACGGGCTTTTCAAAGCACCTTTATCAGCGCCTTCACTGCCCGCAATCATCAGGGCATCCCCGTATTCTTCCCTGGTCACCGCCTGCAGGGAGTTAACATAGGTAATATGCGAGGGGTGAATTACGGTTTTCCCGGTAAGGCCGTTTGCTTTATCCAGAAGCACTTCCCTGATCAGTCCGTCTATGGACTCATCCAACAGGTGCTGCCTTTGCTCTCGCCCCCGGTCCCCTTTTTCCTCAATAAAAGGAGACTCCCTCAGTGTGGGCTTCAGTACCCGCGTTCTGGCAAAATACTCCCAAACGGGACCGGAAATAACGTAATTGGTTTCACTCCGGCTGAATATGTTAATGATATCGGTAATGCATTCCCCGATCACGGAGATATCATATATGGTGCAGTCTATACTCCGCCTAATGGAAAATAAGCTGGAGAAGTCTGTGGCTCCAATGCGAACATTAAGAATTGAATTTTTATAGGCATCCATAATAGCTTTAATTTTCATCAATTCTTCTATGCGACTTTCCTTATAGATCACTTCCGGCGATTCCAATATGGGCATGGCGTAAAAATGGGTGCCGTGCTGCTTATTTGTAGCATATATAGAATGCAAATAATCCATACCGTTTTGGGAAGTAAATTTAGGCAATACAAAGCCGCACAGCAAATCAAGCTTATCTACTTTATTTAGAAGCTTTTGTAGCTGTTCTGCACTCCTTACCCTTACAAAAATGAGGGGAAGGTCTGCCTCGGAAAGCTTCTTTTCCTCCAGGGCCTCTTTTATTTTAACCATGGATTGAATCAATGTTTTCTCGGCTGCTTTAACTTGATTATCACCTATGGCGTCTTCCAGGCACAAAATAACAGATGTCAGCTGAGGGTACCTGCGGCTAACAATGGCCGTCGCTATTCCCTCATTAACACCGGGGACATATAGCGCTGCCCCCAGAGCATACTGCAGTATACTGACAGGATCGGCCGGAGAAAAGGCCACCGGCAGTTGATAAAAAACATCTCTTTTTACCTCTTCAGGCAAGTGCTTAAAATGTATCATCGCCGCCCTAACACCCTTCTTTCTTGCCCGCCATAGCCATAACGTTTTTTAATATTTCCTCACCGGCCAGCAAGCCTTGATTGACTGTTGTATATACATTACTTCTTTCCAGGCCGGCAATGTCACCGTGCCTGGGAATGAATCCAATGTCAGCCCCGGTGACCATATCCCGGTCCAGTATGGAATCACCGGCGGAAACGAGCCGTACATCTTTCAAGTAAGTGGTTTGCAGATAAACCACAGCCTTCCGCTTATTTATAAATAAAGGTAGTAAATAAATTTTTTTACCTGTGGCCGCAACATTCCAACCGTACCCTTGAGCATACTGTCTAAAATATTCCAACCGGTCGGCGGGGAAATAATCCTTTACGGACAATACCCACAATAAGTCACCGGACAGCTTGTACCTTCGCAGTCCGGCCGAGCCGAAAACTTTAAAAAACTCATGCAGTATCTGATCATAGGTTTTGCCCAGGGCAGCTGTTTTCCGGGCAATTATTTCATTCCAAGTGGGGTCCTCTGCACCGTTAACATAGATACGGCCCCCATTATTCAAAATACAATATTTGTAATCAATCTCCTGTAAAACACTGATCCTGTTATATTCTTCCCTGTTTCTGGTGGTAACCGGAACCACGGTTATACTCCGGGCCAGCTTTTTAAAAAGTTCCTTGGCCGCACCGGTCATATATGCTATTAATTCACTCTGCTTTCTTTCCACCAGAGTTACATCTTCACACCCGGTAAGAAACCTTTGGGAAAAAATAATGGTCCGGTCCAAATCCGTTGCAAAAACCAACATAATTTATTATCCTATCATTTAACTGATTTAATTAAACCACAGCATGAATATGACATCTTTTTATAAATTTCAACCGCTACGCCCCTATCTCTGGCCAGCAGTAAAAGATGTTTCAGGTTGGGATTATCCATATGGTCTACGATAATTTTCCACGGAATTCTACGCAATAATACCCTGGTTGTCTCTCCCACACCGGGTTTAACTTTATTTATATCGTCAATACCGAATTCTTCCTGTATTCTTATAATGTCCTGTATGCCGGTATTGGGAACATCAACTGCCATCGACAATAAGGAGGAATCAATAACTACGTCCGGGAAGTGCCTGGCAACACTGTCCACAAATAAATTAGATACCTCAATGTCTTTCCATTGGGAATAGTACTTAGCCCCGTGAAAATCAAATTTATCGATTATATCGTCCCGTAAAACGGTCCTGCTCACCAGTCCGGAAACGATTGAATTTAAACAACTACTGGGAATTAAAAAATCTTCCCTGGTACCGAAAAATTTCACACATCGTGCCGGATCTGCCAAAACGGCCAGATCATGATTAAGTTCCACTCCATACTTGTCCTTAAAATTTTTACACGCCTCTACTAAAACACTGTTAATGGCACCTTTACCTGTCCAACCATCTATAAATTGTATATTTTCCGTGCCTTCTTTAGCCAGGATGTAGATCAAAGCATTTTCGTCAATGCCCTTACCCCTGATAATCGAAATACTGTAATGGGGCAGGTTCAAATCATACTTGTATTTTATATATCTTTTAATCAAAACCCCTATCGGGGTTCCCGCCCTGGCCAGTGAAACCAGAACTGTATTTTCCCCCCGCCACTTTAATATCTGCTCACCGACTATGGCCACGTGGCTCGCAATCAGGGGCGCTGTTTCCGCTAACGTATTATGGAAAAGCTCAGTATATTCCGGTGAGGGCATATACTCAATAGGTAACATTTCAGAATAGTGGACACCACTTTGTATCGCTTTTTCTCTTTCTTCGTTTCCCTGTTCCCGCATTAAAGAGGAAATATCTTTTAAGAGAAAAATGCAATCATCTTTTGTATAACAGCCCATGGGAACAGGTTCCGGCAGGTTTCTTGCGATATCTTCAATCTGGGGTGTCAACTTAATCTCTCCTTAGATTGTTTAGACAAACACCTCTTCAAGCTTTATTGTAACATCAGGAGATTTCTTTCACAAGAAGATTGTCTGCGTAATTCTTTTACTCTCACACATATTATATTCCTTAAATCTAAACGAACTGTGTATAGACTTTAAAGGTTTTGTAACATAGGGAAGAACACAAGGGGACGGTTCTTTTGTGTTCACCCTGTAAACACAAAAGAACCGTCCCCTTGTGTTCTGCCGGCCGGGAAGATACCTTATGGATTTAATACTCCCAGTCAAACTCTCCCACCTCAGGAAATTGACTTAGCGCCTCCTGCATGATGCCGCAGATACGCTCCAGCGCCTCCGGTGTTTTACCCTCACAGCGAGCCACCAGCACCGGCTGGGTGTTTGAAGACCTCACCAGACCCCACCCGTCACCGAACAATACCCTTGCACCGTCAACATCAATGACATCATATTCAGCCTGGAACTTTTTCACCAGGTCATCCACTATACGAAACTTTTCACTATCGGCACAAGGCACTCTGGTTTCAGCTGTAGAATGATATTTAGGCACAGCACTTAATAGATTAGAAAGCGTCCGGTCTCCCTGGGAAAGGATGCGCAGCAGCCTACCAGTGGCATAAAAGGCATCATCAAAACCATAATATTCATCTGCAAAAAACATATGCCCGGACATCTCCCCGGTAAAAATAGCATCTACTTCCTTCATCTTGGCCTTGATCAGCGAGTGGCCGGTTTTATAGAAAAATGGTTTGCCCCCCATACGCTTCACTTCATCCTCCAGAGCCTGAGAGCACTTAACTTCAATAATGCACGGTGTTCCCGGGCGGCGGGCCAATATTTCCCGCCAAAAAAGACACATCAATTTATCGCCCCAAATAATGTTGCCCTTTTCATCCACCACGCCTATACGGTCGGCATCGCCGTCATAAGCCACACCCAGGTCGGCCTTCTTGTCCCGCACCAACTGCTGCAGGTCGGTAAGGTTTGCCGTCTTGACAGGATCGGGCTGGTGGTTGGGAAAGGTGGCATCCGCCTCGCAGTAGAGGGGATAACACTCCACTCCCCACCGCCGCAAAACGCGCTCCGCAAAAAGACTGGCAGTACCATTGCCGCAATCAACGGCAACCTTCAGGTTGCGGGGTCCCAGCTGGATCTTTTTCTGCAGCATAGACATGTATGTGGTCACTGCATCCCGTTCTTCCAGCTCACCCCTGCCCTGAGAAAACTTACCTTGCTCCATAATCTGCCGCAGCCGCTGTATTTCTTCTCCATGGATGGTCCCGTCCCCACGGGAAATCTTAAAACCGTTTTCATCGGGAGGATTATGGCTGCCGGTGATCATTATTGCCCCGTCGACATTAAAATGAATGCGGGCATAATAGACTATAGGTGTAACCACCTCTCCAATGTCTATCACCTTACACCCCGTGGCCATCAGCCCCCGCACCAGATCGTCCCGCAAGCGCTCAGAACTAATACGATTATCCCGACCCACAATGACCTCATTGCTGCCATGTCCCTGTATGTATGTTCCAAAGGCTTTCCCCAGCAATTCCACCGTTTCCGGAGTTAAATCCCGGTCAGCAACCCCGCGTATATCATATTGACGAAATATGTCCGGATTGACCACTGCCACAAAAACTCCCCCTTTAAATCAACTCCTGGACAAGGAGACAAGTCCCTTATCCAGATACACTTCCCCAACTACATTTCTTTATGTTTTCGCCATCTGTCGGATAATACCTTTCCTATTTTCATAAGTTCGCTTCCAAAGAAATCCTTTTCCGAAACACCTATCACCCTTTTTTTAAAAGAATATAGCCGATAATGCAATCGAAATAAAAGTTGCTCTGTCAAAATAGAAAAACGGGAAGAAGGTAACCCCTCTCCCCGTTATCAATCCCAAAAACTTTATTTCTAACCTTAGTAGGTGACCTAAAACAACAAATTAGGTAACCACAAACTGATTGCCGGTATATAGGTTATCAATATCAGGCAAACCACTACCGCAATTAGCCAGGGTAAGGCCGCCCGGGTGACGTCCATCAGGGGCATCCCCGTGAGGCCGCTGGCCACGTACAGGTTCAGCCCTACCGGTGGTGTAACCATCCCCACCTCCATGTTTACGGTCATGATGATACCCAAATGAATGGGATCAATGCCCAGCTGCATGGCCACGGGGAACAGTATGGGTGCCAGAATGGTAATCATAGCTGTAGGCTCCATAAACTGTCCGGCAACAAATAAAAGTACGTTAATAATAACCAGAAACATAATCGTTCCTACATTCCAGGCCACGATCCACTCGGCAATGGCATGCGGAATACGCTCCAGGGTCAGAATATGAGCAAACAGCATGGCCATGGTAATGATAAAGAATAACATAGATGTGGTTTTGGCGGAATCAATAAGAATCTTGGGAAAATCCTTTATCTTTAAATCCTTATGGATGAACAGTCCGACTATTACACCGATGACGCAAGCTATGGCCGCAGACTCGGTGGGGGTAAAAACACCCGCATAAATACCGCCGATAACAATAATCGGCAGGGTAAGGCTCCAGAATGCTTCCTTAGTCGCGGTAATTCGCTCTTTAACATTCGCCTTCTTAGCCTTTTGATAATCATTTTTTCTGGCGATAATAAAACTTACAAAAGCAAGGGATGATGCCAGTAAAATACCGGGCACAATTCCAGCCATAAAAAGCTTACCCACCGACTGGTCTACTGTAACGGCATAGACAATCAGCGGTATACTCGGGGGAATCAAAATACCCAAAGACCCTGCCGTGGCAATTGACCCAATGGCATAAGGCTTGGAATAGCCGTGGTTTACCATGGCCGGGATCATGATGCCACCGATGGCAACCACCGTTGCCGGGGAAGAACCGGAAATAGCGGCAAAAAGGGCACAGGCGAAGATACCGGCTATGGACAGCCCGCCGGGAATATGACCTACCCAGGCGTTGGTAAGATTGATCAAGCGCCTGGCCACACCGCCGGAAGTAAAAATATTACCGGCCAGTACAAAGAAAGGAATGGCCATCAGCGGGAATTTATCCAGGCCCGCGAACAGTCTCCCGGCTAGGTCCGGTAAGGGATCCGTGGTAAAGAAAAAAATTGAAACAAATGATGCTATACCCAAAGAAACAGCAATGGGCAAACCGGATAATAAACAGGTAAATAATATGGCAAAAACAGCTAGCCCCATATTCTGGATTTGAAAGGCATACACTACACCGACAAGACACAAACCGATTAAAACAATGGACAGGGCTCTGCCCTTAGGTGAGCCGGGTTGTTCTTTAATTGCTCCCTTATTTTCTGTGACGCTTGCTGTTTTCATTAAAGCCCACCCTCTTCCTCTGCAAAAATCTCTGCTGCCGGTGTTCTAATTTCCTTTACCGCCTCTTCGGCAAACCTGAAGGTCATCAGTCCGAAGGCAATGGGAATAATTGACTTGGGAATAAACATAGGAATTTCCATCTCCGGTGTAACCTGTCCGAAGGCAATCAATATCTGCACGTGCTGGTACCCCAGTATGGTAAATATCAGACAGAACAAGGCACTTAGGATTAGCGCGATAATACTGGCACCTTTTTGCAATTTGAAAGGAAAGTTTTTGCGGAGTATATCCACTCCGATGTGGGTTTTAGCCCTAACCCCTATTGCCCCGCCAACCAGGCCGGTGAAAATCAAAAGATAGACCACCAACTCCTGGCTGAACCCCAGGCTGGAACCAAGCCCGTAGCGTAAAACCACCTCGACAAAAGTCAATATGGTGGCAGTAATTAAAGCGATGGACACCAGTAT is from Bacillota bacterium and encodes:
- a CDS encoding adenine/guanine phosphoribosyltransferase, producing the protein MKMPVSRVCSEHKVHVNILGDLNIAIDVTENRYNIPLDNLFGIAARKNPKRSFLFVSKLLGKHIPVYPQIPRISGALLADMFLCEIEGKKAFNSSLLVSALADQKFIPGALEEIEGAAPLLSKPTLFIGFAETATGLGHAMYEAFAGNAGFVHTTRDSIVELQSCFAFEEEHSHATSHRCYVPNDSFFDKFDRIVLVDDEITTGKTCLNFIKVLKDKYPGKEYIITSILDWRDSFAISKYEELNIKTLALLRGQICCNNVPVKVPGVVTPKNEGEFVKVDNVNLTSENKKLFTLESSQGMQSLVSYSEMTGRFGITSEENRQVKEETLKYAQMLSKKRIYDQSLCMGLGEFIYLPSLIASGMGEGIMYQSTTRSPIHSLSQRGYPVKNVIWCASPEDPAITNYIYNVVPGQYREVFVFSEREMGQQCKNHMAKELSKVGIKHLVFVAITSA
- a CDS encoding TIGR00266 family protein; amino-acid sequence: MKYDILYQGAFPVVQAQLAQNEKLKAEANAMVAMSSTIELDGKLEGGLLGGFTRMLSGEKFFFQTLNARRGPGDVLLAPSTPGDIVDIDLDGSYDLIVQKDGFLAGSETLSVSSKMQNLAQGLLSGEGFFILKIEGKGTVFLSSYGAIHSLNLAEGEEMVVDNSHLVAWPDYMDYKIEKASSGWISSFTSGEGLVCRFRGPGIVLIQTRNPKGFGEWIKQFIPGGK
- a CDS encoding TRAP transporter small permease; this encodes MNFLNTILSRLEEILVSIALITATILTFVEVVLRYGLGSSLGFSQELVVYLLIFTGLVGGAIGVRAKTHIGVDILRKNFPFKLQKGASIIALILSALFCLIFTILGYQHVQILIAFGQVTPEMEIPMFIPKSIIPIAFGLMTFRFAEEAVKEIRTPAAEIFAEEEGGL
- a CDS encoding phosphomannomutase/phosphoglucomutase, which encodes MAVVNPDIFRQYDIRGVADRDLTPETVELLGKAFGTYIQGHGSNEVIVGRDNRISSERLRDDLVRGLMATGCKVIDIGEVVTPIVYYARIHFNVDGAIMITGSHNPPDENGFKISRGDGTIHGEEIQRLRQIMEQGKFSQGRGELEERDAVTTYMSMLQKKIQLGPRNLKVAVDCGNGTASLFAERVLRRWGVECYPLYCEADATFPNHQPDPVKTANLTDLQQLVRDKKADLGVAYDGDADRIGVVDEKGNIIWGDKLMCLFWREILARRPGTPCIIEVKCSQALEDEVKRMGGKPFFYKTGHSLIKAKMKEVDAIFTGEMSGHMFFADEYYGFDDAFYATGRLLRILSQGDRTLSNLLSAVPKYHSTAETRVPCADSEKFRIVDDLVKKFQAEYDVIDVDGARVLFGDGWGLVRSSNTQPVLVARCEGKTPEALERICGIMQEALSQFPEVGEFDWEY
- a CDS encoding TRAP transporter large permease subunit, giving the protein MGLAVFAILFTCLLSGLPIAVSLGIASFVSIFFFTTDPLPDLAGRLFAGLDKFPLMAIPFFVLAGNIFTSGGVARRLINLTNAWVGHIPGGLSIAGIFACALFAAISGSSPATVVAIGGIMIPAMVNHGYSKPYAIGSIATAGSLGILIPPSIPLIVYAVTVDQSVGKLFMAGIVPGILLASSLAFVSFIIARKNDYQKAKKANVKERITATKEAFWSLTLPIIVIGGIYAGVFTPTESAAIACVIGVIVGLFIHKDLKIKDFPKILIDSAKTTSMLFFIITMAMLFAHILTLERIPHAIAEWIVAWNVGTIMFLVIINVLLFVAGQFMEPTAMITILAPILFPVAMQLGIDPIHLGIIMTVNMEVGMVTPPVGLNLYVASGLTGMPLMDVTRAALPWLIAVVVCLILITYIPAISLWLPNLLF
- a CDS encoding TerD family protein produces the protein MSVNLQKGQKIDLTKNNASLSGLMVGLGWDEAKTGGSGGGFLSGLLGGGKGNTIDCDASVLMLDEKGKIANKKNVVYFGNLNSPCGSVVHKGDNLTGAGEGDDEQVFVELKKVPANVHKLVFVVNIYKCQEKKQDFGMIKNAFIRIVDNATQKELAKFNLTEDYAGKTALVVGEVYRHNGEWKFSATGQSTNDVSLSDLVRRYS
- a CDS encoding TerD family protein; this translates as MGISLQKGQKVDLTKGNPGLTKVMVGLGWDVNVFDGADFDLDAAAFMLGENGKVTADHDFIFYNNLKSQCGSVEHTGDNLTGEGEGDDEQLLVDLSQVPAGVQKVAFTVTIHDAEARKQNFGLVSNAFVRIVDNNTQQEVLRYDLSEDYSTETAIVVGEIYRHSGEWKFAAVGSGFNGGLKALCNNFGINI
- a CDS encoding HpcH/HpaI aldolase/citrate lyase family protein, which translates into the protein MIHFKHLPEEVKRDVFYQLPVAFSPADPVSILQYALGAALYVPGVNEGIATAIVSRRYPQLTSVILCLEDAIGDNQVKAAEKTLIQSMVKIKEALEEKKLSEADLPLIFVRVRSAEQLQKLLNKVDKLDLLCGFVLPKFTSQNGMDYLHSIYATNKQHGTHFYAMPILESPEVIYKESRIEELMKIKAIMDAYKNSILNVRIGATDFSSLFSIRRSIDCTIYDISVIGECITDIINIFSRSETNYVISGPVWEYFARTRVLKPTLRESPFIEEKGDRGREQRQHLLDESIDGLIREVLLDKANGLTGKTVIHPSHITYVNSLQAVTREEYGDALMIAGSEGADKGALKSPWGNKMNEIKPHTNWARKILTKARVYGVLNENASFTSLF
- a CDS encoding TerD family protein, whose amino-acid sequence is MAVSLAKGQKVDLTKTNPGLQKVIVGLGWDVNKYDGGQDFDLDAAVFLLDEGGKVKSEKDFVFYNNAEGAGGAVKHTGDNLTGEGEGDDEQVLIELAKVPDEIQKIAFTVTIHEAEARSQNFGQVSNSFIRIANEANSEELIRYDLEEDFSIETALVVGELYRNKGEWKFSAVGSGFEGGLAALATNYGLQVQ